The following coding sequences are from one Gimesia sp. window:
- the kdsB gene encoding 3-deoxy-manno-octulosonate cytidylyltransferase gives MPVCGVIPARLESSRLPGKLLLSETGQTLIQHTWEAAARSERLDRLIVATDSLEILEAVHGFGGKAFLTGEHPSGTDRIAEVAEKELFDADILVNIQGDEPEIAPEFIDQLIDLLESSPEAEMATLATPIRSLDQLQDSSCTKVVCRQDGSALYFSRLPIPFTRDVAPETLLPEESPWLLHLGLYAYRRPFLLELTKVSPTPLEQLEKLEQLRALETGAKIQVGTVAHPTVGIDTPDDYARFVSRYQQGTN, from the coding sequence GTGCCAGTGTGCGGCGTGATTCCCGCCCGACTCGAGTCATCGCGACTCCCCGGAAAACTGTTACTCAGTGAAACCGGGCAGACGCTGATTCAGCATACCTGGGAGGCAGCAGCCCGCTCCGAGCGGCTGGATCGCCTGATCGTGGCGACCGACAGTCTGGAGATTCTGGAAGCCGTACATGGCTTTGGCGGCAAGGCATTTCTGACGGGAGAGCATCCCAGCGGCACCGACCGGATTGCCGAAGTCGCTGAAAAAGAACTCTTCGATGCGGATATCCTGGTGAATATCCAGGGAGACGAACCCGAAATCGCGCCTGAATTCATCGACCAGCTGATCGACCTGCTGGAGTCCTCCCCGGAAGCCGAAATGGCGACGCTGGCAACGCCCATCCGCAGTCTGGATCAGTTACAGGATTCTTCTTGTACCAAAGTCGTCTGCAGACAGGATGGCTCGGCGCTGTACTTCAGTCGCCTGCCGATTCCCTTCACACGCGACGTCGCTCCCGAAACACTGCTACCCGAAGAGAGCCCCTGGTTATTGCACCTGGGCCTCTATGCCTACCGTCGACCATTTTTGCTTGAACTCACCAAAGTCTCTCCTACTCCTTTGGAGCAGCTGGAAAAACTGGAGCAGCTCAGGGCCCTGGAAACGGGTGCAAAGATTCAGGTCGGCACTGTCGCTCATCCCACCGTAGGCATCGATACCCCGGACGATTACGCCCGGTTCGTCAGCCGCTATCAGCAGGGAACGAATTAG
- a CDS encoding CTP synthase — MTAQTTDSEMTKHTTKHIFVTGGVVSSLGKGLTSASIGLLLEQRGLRVRMQKLDPYINIDPGTMNPYEHGEVYVLDDGSETDLDLGHYERFTNSPLSRKSNYTTGQIYQRVIEKERRGEYLGATVQVIPHITDEIKESVYNLASSDVDVVITELGGTVGDIEGLPFLEAIRQIPLDIGKENCLFIHLTLLPYIKAAGEMKTKPTQHSVGLLRQIGIQPDVLIVRTERPMDKDHADKIALFCNVEKGAVIEEVDTEYSIYEVPQGLADDGLDKLIIRKLQIDAEPLDLTNWRTLLNRVKNPEHEVTIAVVGKYIDHKDAYKSIYESLFHAGFHHNTRILLKRIEAEEVERQGAEKLLSNVDGILVPGGFGKRGIEGKIASVKFARENKIPYFGICLGMQCAVIEFARNVLGLPGAHSTEFDSETSAPVICLLEEQKEITEKGGTMRLGAQDCIITKETKAHTCYGADSISERHRHRYEFNPEFRTQMIEGGMIPTGTSPNGNLVEIVEIPDHPWFLAVQFHPEFKSKPVSPHPLFAGFVSAALNYHQQKVRVSVS; from the coding sequence ATGACAGCTCAAACAACAGACAGCGAAATGACCAAACACACCACAAAACACATTTTTGTCACCGGCGGCGTCGTCAGTTCTTTAGGGAAAGGTCTGACCTCGGCTTCCATCGGTCTGCTGCTCGAACAGCGCGGCCTGCGGGTCCGGATGCAGAAGCTCGATCCGTACATCAACATCGACCCCGGCACCATGAATCCTTACGAACATGGTGAAGTTTACGTACTCGATGACGGTTCAGAGACCGACCTCGACCTGGGTCACTATGAGCGGTTCACCAACAGCCCGCTCTCCCGCAAATCCAACTACACCACGGGGCAGATTTACCAGCGCGTGATTGAAAAAGAACGCCGGGGTGAATACCTGGGAGCGACCGTACAGGTCATTCCGCATATTACCGATGAAATCAAAGAATCGGTTTACAACCTGGCCAGCTCCGATGTCGATGTGGTCATCACCGAACTCGGGGGAACCGTGGGCGACATCGAAGGTCTGCCCTTCCTCGAAGCCATCCGTCAGATTCCGCTGGATATCGGCAAAGAAAACTGCCTGTTCATCCACCTGACGCTCCTGCCTTACATCAAGGCGGCGGGAGAAATGAAGACCAAACCGACTCAGCACAGTGTAGGCCTGCTGCGGCAGATCGGGATTCAGCCCGACGTCCTCATCGTGCGAACCGAACGTCCCATGGACAAAGATCACGCGGATAAGATCGCACTGTTCTGTAACGTCGAAAAAGGGGCGGTCATCGAAGAGGTCGATACCGAATATTCGATTTACGAAGTACCCCAGGGTCTGGCAGATGACGGGCTGGATAAGCTCATCATCCGCAAACTGCAGATCGACGCCGAGCCTCTGGATCTGACGAACTGGCGGACCCTGTTGAACCGCGTCAAAAATCCTGAGCACGAAGTGACTATCGCCGTTGTCGGAAAATACATCGATCACAAAGATGCTTACAAGTCGATTTACGAATCGCTGTTCCACGCCGGTTTCCATCACAATACCCGCATTCTGCTGAAGCGGATCGAAGCGGAAGAAGTCGAACGTCAGGGTGCTGAGAAATTGCTCTCCAACGTCGACGGGATACTGGTTCCCGGCGGTTTTGGAAAACGTGGCATCGAAGGCAAAATCGCGTCCGTAAAATTTGCCCGCGAAAACAAGATTCCTTACTTCGGAATCTGTCTGGGTATGCAGTGTGCGGTGATCGAATTTGCCCGGAATGTTCTGGGACTGCCCGGTGCCCACAGCACGGAATTCGACAGCGAAACCAGCGCCCCGGTGATCTGTCTGCTCGAAGAACAGAAAGAGATCACCGAAAAGGGGGGCACGATGCGACTGGGAGCCCAGGACTGCATCATCACCAAAGAGACCAAGGCACACACCTGTTACGGTGCAGACTCCATCAGCGAGCGGCACCGTCACCGTTACGAGTTCAATCCTGAATTCCGTACGCAGATGATCGAAGGGGGTATGATTCCGACCGGTACCAGTCCCAACGGGAACCTGGTCGAGATCGTCGAAATTCCGGATCATCCCTGGTTTCTTGCAGTTCAGTTCCACCCGGAATTCAAGTCCAAGCCGGTCAGCCCGCATCCGCTGTTTGCCGGGTTCGTCAGTGCGGCTCTGAATTATCATCAGCAGAAAGTGCGTGTCTCTGTTTCCTGA
- a CDS encoding lactonase family protein, whose protein sequence is MLAPTQYFLCFALFSGAVCSTLLTQSASGAEQYRIYVGTYTRGSDSKGIYQLLLDGKTGKLTHVDVTENSVNPSFLAISPNQRYLYAVNEISDFEGQKAGAVSAYSIASDSGKLTFLNQHSSRGGSPCHLVVDATGKFVLVANYSGGNICTLPIHKDGSLGPSSAFVQHTGSSVNPARQKAPHAHSINLDPKNRHAVVADLGIDELRVYDFSAEDGSLTPNAIPGIKMAPGAGPRHFAFHPSGKWGYVINELNLTVTAMNYNQKTGVFEIRQNISTVPEGTKRKGNSTAQVLVHPSGKFLYGSNRGPNTIAMYRIDQKTGELTSLGYQPTGGAIPRNFNIDPSGKFLLAANQDSNNVVVFKINQKTGVLEPTGYEIDVPKPVCIQFLPIGGTP, encoded by the coding sequence ATGCTCGCGCCGACCCAATATTTCCTGTGCTTCGCTCTCTTTTCCGGAGCTGTCTGCTCCACGCTCCTGACGCAATCCGCATCCGGGGCTGAGCAATATCGGATTTATGTGGGGACCTATACCCGCGGCAGCGACAGCAAGGGGATCTACCAGTTGCTGCTGGACGGCAAGACGGGCAAGCTGACGCATGTGGATGTTACGGAAAACAGCGTGAATCCCTCGTTTCTGGCGATTTCTCCGAATCAGCGATATCTGTACGCCGTTAATGAAATCAGTGATTTTGAAGGCCAGAAAGCGGGTGCCGTCAGCGCGTATTCGATTGCTTCAGACAGTGGCAAGCTGACGTTTCTCAACCAGCATTCTTCCCGGGGAGGCTCTCCCTGTCATCTGGTGGTGGATGCGACTGGTAAGTTCGTGCTCGTGGCCAACTATTCCGGCGGCAATATCTGCACGCTGCCGATTCACAAAGATGGTTCCCTCGGCCCCAGTTCTGCTTTTGTGCAGCATACCGGTTCCAGTGTGAATCCGGCACGTCAGAAAGCACCGCACGCGCATTCGATTAATCTGGATCCGAAGAACCGCCATGCGGTGGTCGCCGATCTGGGCATTGACGAACTGCGCGTCTACGATTTCTCTGCAGAAGACGGGAGCCTGACTCCGAACGCGATACCGGGAATCAAAATGGCTCCCGGAGCCGGTCCCCGACACTTTGCCTTTCATCCGAGCGGGAAATGGGGTTATGTGATTAACGAGCTGAACCTGACCGTGACCGCCATGAACTACAATCAAAAGACGGGCGTCTTTGAGATTCGGCAGAACATCTCCACCGTTCCTGAAGGAACGAAGCGGAAAGGGAATTCCACAGCGCAGGTTCTGGTGCATCCCTCCGGGAAATTCCTGTATGGATCCAACCGGGGCCCGAATACGATTGCCATGTACCGGATCGATCAGAAAACGGGCGAACTGACTTCCCTGGGTTATCAGCCGACCGGCGGTGCGATTCCGCGGAATTTCAACATCGACCCGAGTGGGAAATTCCTGCTGGCCGCGAACCAGGATTCAAATAACGTCGTCGTATTCAAGATCAATCAGAAAACGGGAGTGCTGGAACCGACGGGATATGAAATCGACGTTCCCAAGCCGGTCTGTATTCAGTTTCTGCCGATCGGCGGTACTCCCTGA
- a CDS encoding response regulator: MSTDYKILLIEDDREISSTLSGVIKSAGYNIIVAPNGLEGQKLAQTENPDLVITDMMMPKMGGFPVLETLKSLPSPPKVIMITANEGGRHKAYAEMLGVDDYLRKPFAMDVFLDAIARVLAKGSDDGDDSKPAKGPLSRARKKS; encoded by the coding sequence ATGTCAACTGATTACAAAATTTTACTGATCGAGGATGACCGCGAGATTTCCAGCACGTTGAGTGGTGTGATTAAATCTGCGGGCTATAACATCATCGTGGCCCCGAACGGACTGGAAGGGCAGAAGCTCGCCCAGACCGAGAATCCCGATCTCGTCATCACCGATATGATGATGCCTAAAATGGGAGGGTTCCCCGTGCTGGAAACCCTCAAGTCTCTACCTTCTCCCCCCAAGGTGATCATGATCACCGCCAACGAAGGTGGTCGGCACAAAGCGTATGCCGAGATGCTGGGAGTCGACGACTACTTGCGGAAGCCTTTCGCAATGGACGTCTTCCTGGATGCCATTGCCCGTGTTTTGGCAAAAGGCTCGGACGACGGAGATGATAGCAAACCCGCTAAAGGACCTCTGTCTCGCGCACGTAAAAAATCGTAA
- a CDS encoding AAA family ATPase, whose protein sequence is MLKRITLHNFMSHAFTEIELSPGLTVLTGPNNCGKSAFVSALQVLAENTSGDYMVRHGAKECRVIVETDDGHVIEWKRKKKVVSYTIDGQDFHRLRNSVPDILPEVLRLAKVKSGDSDEFDVHFGEQKSPIFLLGDRGSRAARFFASSSDASVLIEMQKRHRSKVKVAQQDYQRQQTELKQNEATLKLLEPVPDLESELETLETQFQRLQAETQQIQQLETLISELTKAETSVALCSRRVACLQELPGPLEQEPERPLEALVQRWQTIQSGLQRSQTTVSALQTLSDPPALQNESALAALIRDYQLQDRICQQSQATQNCLEPLDEPPQLTDPESLEKLIARLTAAEARMQRDQKEAEILAECVSPPQLVDGAKLAQFCQQWTAAETQLLERKQRHAEVEAEYEQARVELLHWVEENPTCPTCGGELEPDRFIQSAETGLKGHTHDA, encoded by the coding sequence ATGTTGAAACGGATTACACTACATAACTTTATGAGCCACGCGTTTACCGAGATTGAGCTGTCGCCCGGACTCACCGTGCTGACGGGACCCAATAACTGCGGTAAGTCGGCGTTCGTCTCTGCCCTGCAGGTGCTGGCGGAAAATACTTCGGGCGATTATATGGTCAGGCACGGCGCCAAAGAGTGCCGCGTGATCGTGGAAACCGACGACGGCCACGTCATCGAATGGAAACGCAAAAAGAAGGTCGTCAGTTATACGATTGACGGGCAGGATTTCCATCGCCTCAGAAACAGTGTCCCCGATATCCTCCCGGAAGTATTAAGACTGGCAAAAGTCAAGTCGGGGGACAGCGATGAATTCGATGTCCATTTCGGCGAGCAGAAATCGCCCATCTTTCTGTTGGGCGATCGGGGCAGTCGGGCCGCCCGCTTCTTTGCCTCCTCCTCGGATGCCTCGGTGCTGATCGAAATGCAGAAGCGGCACCGCAGTAAAGTCAAAGTCGCTCAGCAGGACTATCAGCGACAACAGACTGAGCTGAAACAGAACGAGGCCACTCTGAAACTGCTGGAGCCCGTTCCCGATCTGGAATCCGAACTGGAGACCCTCGAAACACAATTTCAGAGACTGCAGGCCGAAACGCAGCAGATCCAGCAGCTGGAAACATTGATTTCGGAACTCACGAAAGCAGAAACCAGTGTCGCCCTCTGTTCCCGCCGGGTTGCCTGTCTTCAGGAATTACCCGGACCGCTGGAGCAGGAACCGGAACGCCCCCTCGAAGCACTGGTTCAACGCTGGCAGACGATTCAAAGCGGGTTGCAGCGATCACAGACTACTGTCTCCGCTTTGCAGACATTAAGCGATCCCCCTGCGCTGCAAAATGAATCGGCGCTCGCTGCTCTGATCAGGGATTATCAGCTACAGGATCGCATTTGCCAGCAGTCACAGGCGACACAGAATTGCCTGGAACCGCTGGATGAACCTCCCCAGCTGACCGATCCGGAAAGTCTGGAGAAGCTGATCGCGAGACTGACGGCCGCGGAAGCCCGCATGCAGCGGGATCAAAAAGAAGCTGAAATCCTCGCAGAATGCGTTTCCCCACCGCAACTGGTCGATGGTGCGAAACTCGCACAGTTCTGTCAGCAGTGGACTGCCGCGGAGACACAGCTTCTGGAGCGGAAGCAGAGACACGCTGAAGTCGAAGCCGAATACGAACAGGCACGCGTCGAACTGCTGCACTGGGTGGAAGAGAATCCCACCTGCCCCACGTGTGGCGGAGAGCTGGAGCCGGATCGCTTCATTCAGTCAGCCGAAACCGGATTGAAGGGGCACACACATGACGCCTGA
- a CDS encoding POT family MFS transporter, which produces MTSPTYKTAPVPTKKMPTGIPYIVGNEAAERFSYYGMRGILVVFMTQYMLNSQGMEDHMSDQQASTYFHLFVAACYFFPLLGSLISDIFWGKYRTILVLSVVYCFGHLALAIDETRTGLLLGLTLIAIGAGGIKPCVSAHVGDQFGSKNQYLLSRVFGWFYLSINMGAFISSLLIPVILEEYGPHYAFGLPGVLMLIATILFWLGRNEFVHIPASGWEKFRAETFSREGMQALLNLCVLFYVFLPVFWSLFDQTGSSWVLQGQRMNLKVGDHVLNPAQMQALNPLFILLLVPIFTYVIYPLIEKVFPLTPLRKISIGFFVASASFAISAVLESWITHSPENPPHILWQTLPYLVLTSAEVMVSITCLEFSYTQAPKSMKSFIMSLFWLAVTVGNLLTAGVNKVIMIDEKSSHLEGADYFWFFSGLMLVAAVLFVFVAQRYKGKTYIQDDAVDQAQAEEEGIH; this is translated from the coding sequence ATGACATCGCCAACATATAAGACTGCTCCTGTCCCTACCAAAAAAATGCCGACCGGTATTCCCTACATTGTCGGTAACGAAGCAGCCGAACGATTTAGTTATTACGGCATGCGGGGCATTCTCGTGGTTTTCATGACGCAGTACATGCTGAATTCACAAGGCATGGAAGATCACATGAGCGACCAGCAGGCGAGTACTTATTTCCATCTGTTCGTGGCCGCCTGTTATTTCTTTCCGCTGCTGGGCTCTCTTATTTCTGATATCTTCTGGGGAAAATATCGCACGATTCTCGTCCTCTCGGTTGTTTACTGCTTTGGCCATCTTGCCCTGGCCATCGATGAAACGCGCACGGGACTGCTGCTCGGCTTAACCTTAATTGCTATTGGAGCCGGGGGGATTAAACCCTGTGTCTCCGCACATGTCGGCGACCAGTTTGGCAGCAAAAATCAGTATCTGCTCAGTCGGGTCTTCGGCTGGTTTTACCTGTCGATCAACATGGGAGCGTTCATTTCCTCCCTGCTGATTCCGGTCATTCTGGAAGAGTATGGACCTCATTATGCATTTGGTCTGCCCGGGGTACTGATGCTGATTGCCACCATTCTGTTCTGGCTGGGACGCAACGAATTCGTACATATCCCCGCTTCCGGCTGGGAGAAGTTCCGCGCCGAAACCTTCAGTCGGGAAGGTATGCAGGCACTGCTCAATCTCTGTGTATTATTCTATGTCTTTCTACCCGTCTTCTGGTCACTCTTCGATCAGACAGGTTCCTCCTGGGTACTTCAGGGGCAAAGAATGAATTTAAAAGTCGGTGATCATGTTCTGAATCCAGCACAAATGCAGGCACTCAACCCGCTGTTTATTTTACTGCTGGTACCAATTTTCACTTATGTGATTTATCCTTTGATCGAAAAGGTCTTCCCTTTAACCCCCTTGCGGAAAATCTCCATCGGCTTCTTCGTGGCGTCAGCCTCGTTCGCCATCAGTGCCGTGCTTGAGTCGTGGATTACTCATTCCCCTGAGAACCCGCCGCACATTTTATGGCAGACACTTCCCTACCTGGTGTTAACGTCTGCGGAAGTCATGGTCTCGATCACCTGCCTGGAGTTCTCTTACACCCAGGCACCCAAATCAATGAAATCGTTCATCATGTCCCTGTTCTGGCTGGCTGTTACCGTCGGGAATCTGCTGACCGCGGGGGTGAATAAGGTCATCATGATTGACGAAAAGAGTTCCCATCTGGAAGGTGCCGACTACTTCTGGTTCTTTTCCGGACTGATGCTCGTAGCCGCCGTGCTGTTCGTATTTGTCGCGCAACGCTATAAAGGGAAAACGTATATTCAGGATGACGCCGTAGATCAGGCGCAGGCTGAGGAAGAGGGGATTCATTGA
- a CDS encoding metallophosphoesterase produces MTPEEYQGVLLIGDPHVEGRVPGFRRDDYPNVVLEKLKWCLQTAREQSLLPVILGDLFHVPRDNQNWLLCELLTLFETPVYGIYGNHDCRENQLNEHDTLSILIQAGRYRLLSTENPWRGTMAGRPVIVGGTSWGHKLPKADAFEHETDSPLIIWVTHHDLLVPGYEEQGHLRPYEITGVEYVVNGHIHRRLEDVQKGQTTWVTPGNIIRRSRSDATRAHIPSVLKLEATADGWRRSQVEIPHAAFDEVFHPEMEDETEEGVPSAFISGLAELQSRRTDTGAGLKLFLEKNLPQFETTVAAEIQKLADEVSRDDE; encoded by the coding sequence ATGACGCCTGAAGAATATCAAGGTGTGCTGCTGATTGGTGATCCCCACGTGGAAGGACGGGTTCCCGGCTTTCGCAGAGACGATTATCCCAACGTCGTGCTGGAGAAGCTCAAATGGTGTCTGCAGACGGCGCGAGAGCAAAGCCTGCTACCGGTGATCCTGGGGGACCTGTTTCATGTGCCCCGCGACAATCAGAACTGGCTGCTATGTGAACTGCTGACCTTATTCGAAACACCCGTGTACGGCATCTACGGCAATCATGACTGCCGTGAAAACCAGTTGAACGAACACGACACGCTCAGCATCCTGATCCAGGCAGGCCGCTATCGTCTACTCTCAACCGAAAATCCCTGGCGAGGCACCATGGCAGGTCGTCCGGTGATTGTGGGAGGCACTTCCTGGGGACACAAACTTCCCAAGGCAGACGCCTTTGAGCACGAAACCGATTCGCCGCTGATCATCTGGGTGACCCACCACGATCTGCTCGTCCCCGGCTACGAAGAACAGGGGCACCTGCGTCCCTATGAAATTACTGGCGTGGAATATGTCGTTAACGGCCATATCCATCGTCGGCTCGAAGATGTACAGAAAGGGCAGACGACCTGGGTGACCCCGGGAAATATCATCCGGCGTTCGCGCAGCGATGCGACCCGGGCGCATATTCCTTCTGTCCTGAAACTCGAGGCGACCGCAGACGGCTGGCGCCGCTCGCAGGTGGAAATCCCCCACGCCGCCTTTGATGAAGTCTTTCATCCGGAAATGGAAGACGAAACCGAGGAAGGCGTGCCGTCCGCTTTTATTTCGGGGCTGGCCGAATTACAGTCTCGGAGAACGGATACGGGAGCAGGACTGAAACTGTTCCTGGAAAAAAATCTGCCGCAGTTTGAAACGACCGTGGCAGCAGAAATACAGAAATTAGCAGATGAGGTTTCCCGCGATGACGAATGA
- a CDS encoding phosphoribosylanthranilate isomerase: MWTKICGIRDAETARMVADLGASALGLNFYAPSPRCISIETAREIAAAVSKNDVALVGLFVNHSLEDIETICQSVSLDLLQLHGDETPEFLTELSQRLPNRTLIRAFRVREANLESIAAYLSDCDRCGKRPDYLLIDAYSPDAFGGTGKVAPWAVIQEYYQFAEWPPLILAGGLTPENVAEAITAVQPFGVDTASGVESAPGIKSEELVASFLKRTKKA; the protein is encoded by the coding sequence ATGTGGACGAAAATCTGTGGCATTCGTGATGCCGAAACCGCCCGCATGGTGGCGGACCTGGGTGCCTCTGCACTCGGTTTGAATTTTTACGCCCCTTCGCCGCGGTGCATCTCTATTGAAACCGCCAGGGAAATCGCTGCGGCTGTCTCGAAGAATGATGTCGCTCTGGTCGGATTGTTCGTGAATCACAGCCTGGAGGACATTGAAACGATCTGCCAGTCCGTTTCACTCGATCTGCTGCAGCTGCATGGAGATGAAACGCCGGAATTCCTGACGGAACTGTCACAGCGACTACCGAATCGGACTTTGATCCGAGCATTTCGTGTGCGGGAAGCGAATCTCGAATCAATCGCCGCCTATCTGTCTGACTGCGATCGCTGTGGCAAACGACCCGATTATCTATTGATCGACGCTTATTCACCAGATGCCTTTGGGGGGACCGGCAAAGTCGCTCCCTGGGCGGTGATTCAGGAATATTATCAGTTTGCTGAGTGGCCGCCCCTGATTCTGGCGGGGGGACTGACCCCCGAGAATGTCGCGGAAGCCATCACCGCGGTACAGCCCTTTGGCGTGGATACCGCCAGCGGAGTGGAATCGGCCCCGGGCATTAAAAGTGAGGAACTGGTGGCATCCTTTCTCAAACGAACAAAAAAAGCGTGA
- a CDS encoding DNA repair protein — translation MTSQSDSETEPGELRSPLSLQRRCWELSAVRKQKEKDQAQLKQQLQETEQYLGISEQVTEALETLSGQLFEQELQMIQEKLTIALQEVLEQPLKLKAVAEWKRNAATVEFQIEREGNTEDIMRGQGGSVANILSVGLRMFALMTLDETEHRRVLVLDEQDCWLRPDLVPRLVKIIHEAGQALGFQIIMISHHDPVMFERYADTIFQFTPSPEGVKVERVETDRQQHEST, via the coding sequence ATGACTTCTCAATCTGATTCCGAGACCGAGCCCGGGGAACTGCGGTCTCCCTTGAGCCTGCAGCGCCGCTGCTGGGAACTCTCCGCGGTGCGCAAACAGAAAGAGAAAGACCAGGCCCAGCTCAAACAACAATTGCAGGAAACGGAACAGTACCTGGGGATCTCCGAGCAGGTCACCGAAGCCCTGGAGACCTTAAGCGGTCAGCTGTTCGAGCAGGAACTGCAGATGATTCAGGAGAAGCTGACGATCGCCCTCCAGGAAGTTCTGGAACAGCCACTCAAACTCAAGGCAGTCGCTGAATGGAAACGCAACGCCGCCACGGTCGAATTTCAGATCGAACGGGAAGGCAATACGGAAGACATCATGCGGGGGCAGGGGGGCTCGGTGGCCAACATCCTCTCGGTCGGCCTGCGGATGTTTGCGCTCATGACGCTGGATGAAACAGAACACCGACGCGTACTGGTACTGGACGAACAGGATTGCTGGCTGCGGCCCGATCTGGTACCACGGTTAGTGAAAATTATTCATGAGGCGGGGCAGGCACTCGGCTTCCAGATTATCATGATCAGTCACCACGATCCGGTTATGTTTGAACGTTATGCCGACACCATTTTCCAGTTCACCCCCTCTCCCGAAGGAGTAAAGGTAGAACGCGTGGAAACGGATCGGCAGCAACATGAATCAACCTGA
- a CDS encoding DUF420 domain-containing protein — protein MEHGFLGYRSTFMLDFVVSALLLIVPLLLFSLYAVKIKHYFALHKKLQILLGAVLLVAVAAFEVDVQIMHGGWQNIVKQREVPLTPEQFDYVRNVLYVHLLFAVSTPFFWATTLILALKRIPNPPVPCAHSSLHKKLGWISTIDITLTSLTGLYWYYVALVAGG, from the coding sequence ATGGAGCATGGATTTTTAGGCTATCGCTCAACATTCATGTTGGATTTTGTGGTCTCGGCACTGTTGCTGATTGTCCCACTTCTCTTATTCAGCCTCTACGCAGTCAAAATCAAACATTACTTTGCGCTGCACAAAAAGCTGCAGATTCTGCTCGGGGCCGTCCTGCTGGTGGCTGTGGCCGCCTTCGAAGTGGATGTCCAGATCATGCACGGCGGCTGGCAGAATATCGTGAAACAGCGCGAGGTCCCCCTGACACCCGAACAGTTCGACTATGTTCGGAACGTCCTCTACGTGCACCTGCTGTTCGCCGTCAGCACCCCCTTCTTCTGGGCGACGACGCTGATTCTGGCGCTGAAACGCATTCCCAATCCGCCCGTACCCTGTGCGCACAGCAGCCTGCACAAAAAACTGGGCTGGATTTCGACGATCGATATCACGCTGACGTCGTTGACCGGGTTGTACTGGTACTACGTCGCGTTGGTTGCCGGGGGGTAA
- the truB gene encoding tRNA pseudouridine(55) synthase TruB — MSGSLSKADLQLSGLLNVNKPEDVTSRQVVNQFQKLVRPARVGHAGTLDPLATGVLVLCVGPSTRLIRFVQDQPKEYIGEFVLGKRSDTDDITGEVVETPDCPVIEREQLERLLPTYRGSIKQTPPQFSAVHVNGRRAYDLARQGKTVEIEPRPVEVYELEIVKFEFPRFQLRIVCGSGTYIRSIGRDLGEDLGVGATMTSLVRTQIGEFKLESALSLEEPPTLEVITANLQPPIKAVPHLPHYQCDARELRAISLGQKLTGPPERLPETDEITEVAIVSPAGELAAIAEWDRPHQCLSPRQVYAQRPN, encoded by the coding sequence ATGAGCGGTTCTCTTTCGAAAGCAGACCTGCAACTCTCTGGATTGTTGAACGTTAATAAACCCGAGGACGTCACCTCTCGCCAGGTGGTCAACCAGTTTCAAAAGCTGGTCCGCCCGGCCCGAGTCGGCCATGCAGGGACACTCGATCCCCTGGCGACGGGAGTGCTGGTACTCTGCGTCGGTCCCTCAACCCGGTTGATCCGTTTTGTGCAGGATCAGCCCAAGGAATACATCGGCGAATTCGTTTTGGGAAAACGGAGCGACACCGACGATATCACGGGCGAAGTCGTCGAGACGCCGGACTGTCCGGTGATCGAACGGGAACAGCTGGAACGCTTACTGCCCACTTATCGTGGTTCCATTAAACAGACTCCGCCACAGTTTTCTGCAGTCCATGTGAATGGCAGACGGGCGTACGATCTGGCCCGCCAGGGTAAGACCGTTGAAATCGAGCCTCGCCCGGTCGAAGTCTATGAACTGGAAATCGTGAAATTTGAGTTTCCCCGTTTTCAACTGCGGATTGTCTGCGGTTCGGGAACTTACATTCGTTCGATCGGACGCGACCTGGGTGAAGACCTGGGCGTGGGCGCCACGATGACCTCGCTGGTACGCACACAGATTGGGGAATTCAAGCTGGAGTCAGCGCTGAGTCTCGAAGAACCGCCGACTCTGGAAGTGATCACTGCCAATCTGCAACCGCCGATCAAAGCCGTTCCCCATCTACCACATTACCAGTGCGATGCACGGGAATTGAGAGCCATCAGCCTGGGGCAGAAACTGACCGGCCCTCCGGAAAGGTTACCTGAGACAGACGAAATCACTGAAGTCGCGATCGTCAGTCCCGCGGGTGAGTTGGCAGCGATTGCGGAATGGGATCGTCCTCATCAGTGTCTCTCCCCTCGACAGGTTTATGCGCAGCGTCCTAACTAA